One window of Chitinispirillales bacterium genomic DNA carries:
- a CDS encoding acetyl-CoA carboxylase carboxyltransferase subunit alpha, with amino-acid sequence MTEKTVKTKNTSWEATIVARNPNRPYFSDYAKGVFTDFVELHGDRRFSDDKAICGGFARLDGKPIMLIGHNKGGIDVHQKAEHRFGMALPDGYRKALRLMELAQKFNIPIITLIDTSGAYPGIEGEERGQAEAIARNLVEMTKLQVPVLCVVVGEGGSGGALGIGVGDCVMMLENAVYSVISPEGCAGILWRDGAKAEFAANALKITANDLLSFGIIDRIIEEPKNGAHSNHAQTFENVKKALIEEIEKLEKPTPQKRALARIEKFSKMGVYSEEKIIERI; translated from the coding sequence ATGACCGAAAAAACAGTCAAAACTAAAAACACTTCTTGGGAGGCGACTATAGTTGCAAGAAATCCTAACAGACCATATTTTTCAGACTATGCAAAGGGCGTTTTCACGGATTTTGTCGAACTTCACGGCGACAGAAGATTTTCCGACGACAAGGCGATTTGCGGCGGCTTTGCAAGATTGGACGGCAAGCCGATTATGCTTATCGGGCATAATAAAGGAGGAATCGACGTACATCAAAAAGCCGAACACAGATTCGGGATGGCTCTTCCAGACGGATACAGAAAAGCGCTTCGCCTTATGGAATTGGCGCAAAAATTCAACATTCCGATAATTACGCTTATCGACACTTCGGGGGCGTATCCTGGAATTGAAGGAGAGGAACGCGGGCAAGCGGAAGCGATTGCAAGAAATTTGGTCGAAATGACAAAATTGCAAGTACCGGTTTTATGTGTTGTCGTAGGCGAAGGCGGAAGCGGCGGCGCTCTTGGGATCGGGGTAGGCGACTGCGTCATGATGCTTGAAAACGCTGTTTATTCGGTTATTTCTCCGGAAGGCTGCGCCGGAATTTTATGGCGGGACGGCGCAAAAGCGGAATTTGCCGCAAACGCGTTAAAGATAACGGCAAACGATTTGTTGAGTTTTGGAATTATAGACAGAATAATAGAAGAGCCAAAAAACGGCGCGCATAGTAACCACGCACAGACGTTTGAAAACGTGAAAAAAGCGTTAATTGAAGAAATTGAAAAACTCGAAAAACCCACACCTCAAAAAAGAGCGCTGGCGCGGATTGAGAAATTCTCTAAAATGGGTGTTTATAGCGAAGAGAAGATTATAGAAAGGATTTAA
- the accD gene encoding acetyl-CoA carboxylase, carboxyltransferase subunit beta has translation MGWFNHKEKKLKNENIWIKCSACNKPVLKDEFEKNDKVCPKCEFHERLNAQERIDLLFDKDTFLQEDSSVSPNDPLKFVDAKSSYVDRISSAKNITGLNESVITGAGKINGIEVAAAIMDFRFLGGSLGSGTGEKIYRIAMKALNSKIPLLIVSASGGARMQEGIFSLMQMAKTCAAISMLNEKNIPYISILTDPTTGGVSASFAMVGDINIAEKGALIAFAGRRVIENTIKQKLPDEFQTAEYLLEHGFVDKVVSRSEMKKTISGILSFYNRQTAGGGK, from the coding sequence ATGGGATGGTTTAACCACAAAGAAAAAAAATTAAAAAATGAAAATATTTGGATAAAATGTTCCGCATGCAATAAACCGGTGTTAAAGGACGAATTTGAGAAAAACGATAAAGTTTGTCCAAAATGTGAATTTCACGAGCGTCTGAACGCTCAAGAAAGAATTGACTTGTTATTCGACAAAGATACGTTTTTGCAGGAAGATTCTTCCGTTTCACCCAATGATCCTTTAAAATTCGTCGATGCGAAATCGTCTTACGTCGATAGAATTTCTTCGGCAAAAAACATTACCGGATTAAACGAATCCGTGATAACCGGCGCTGGAAAAATAAACGGGATTGAAGTTGCCGCCGCAATTATGGATTTTAGATTTTTAGGCGGGAGTTTGGGAAGCGGAACAGGTGAAAAAATCTACAGAATCGCTATGAAAGCGTTAAATTCAAAAATTCCTTTGCTTATAGTTTCGGCTTCCGGCGGCGCAAGGATGCAGGAGGGAATCTTTTCGCTTATGCAAATGGCAAAAACCTGCGCGGCTATTTCTATGCTTAACGAAAAAAATATACCTTATATTTCGATTTTAACCGATCCGACTACGGGCGGCGTCTCGGCTTCGTTTGCGATGGTCGGCGACATAAATATCGCAGAAAAAGGGGCGTTGATTGCGTTTGCGGGACGAAGAGTCATCGAAAACACCATAAAACAAAAACTTCCGGACGAATTTCAAACAGCGGAATATTTATTGGAACACGGATTTGTCGATAAAGTCGTATCCCGCAGTGAAATGAAAAAAACAATTTCCGGTATTTTGTCTTTTTATAACCGACAGACGGCGGGAGGCGGCAAATGA